One genomic window of Clostridium taeniosporum includes the following:
- the udk gene encoding uridine kinase, which yields MQDIMVIGIAGGTGSGKTTLSLNIKEEFDDDVVILSHDYYYKSNDNISLEERKKLNYDHPNSFETDLLIEHLKKLKNGETINHPVYSFVEHTRTNETVMVKPARVIIVEGILIFENQELCDLMDIKVFVDTDADVRIIRRLLRDVQERGRDLDSVIDQYLTTVKPMHEEFVDPSKKRADIIIPEGGCNIVALSMLLERIRSFI from the coding sequence ATGCAAGATATAATGGTAATAGGTATAGCTGGAGGAACAGGATCAGGGAAAACTACTCTATCATTAAATATTAAAGAAGAATTTGATGATGATGTGGTTATACTTTCCCATGATTATTACTATAAATCTAACGATAATATATCATTAGAAGAACGTAAAAAATTAAATTATGATCATCCTAATTCTTTTGAAACTGATCTTTTAATAGAGCATCTTAAAAAATTAAAAAATGGAGAGACTATTAATCATCCAGTATACTCTTTTGTTGAGCATACTAGAACAAATGAAACAGTAATGGTTAAACCAGCAAGAGTAATAATAGTTGAAGGTATATTAATTTTTGAAAATCAAGAATTATGTGACTTAATGGATATAAAAGTATTTGTAGATACAGATGCTGATGTTAGAATTATTAGAAGACTATTAAGAGATGTTCAAGAAAGAGGACGAGACCTTGATTCCGTTATTGATCAATATCTTACCACTGTAAAACCAATGCATGAAGAATTTGTAGATCCTAGTAAGAAAAGAGCTGATATTATAATTCCAGAAGGTGGATGCAATATAGTTGCACTTAGTATGTTATTAGAAAGAATACGTAGCTTTATATAA
- a CDS encoding YrzE family protein, whose product MENKQSISFLKLLLGAYLCIGLVLLLTSNLIFDLSLNSVLIAGIFVLCAVIYGILNRKKKYIMVGGTVAVAYIVLLVVCSPIINYSSHRNLIGNINEVDFSSEIQYIDLNQLPTIDKQLAEKLADKKLGEIASLGSQVYVGTLDLQSIDGELYYVAPLEHSSLFKWFTNRKGTAGYIKVSATNQNDVQLVTQLNGKDLNIKYLDSSYLFSNLKRAAFLRDMKAGHTDYTFELDDSGKPYWVITRYDNAIGIAEKKAVGALVMDAQTGEAQAYNIDNLPKWVDRIQPATYIKRYIDKWGELVHGILNFSDKDKLKSTSGMNVIYNNDTCYYYTGITSVGNDESLVGFTLTNTRNGETKLYKTAGATEYASMESAEGKVQQYGYTATFPYLINIQNEPTYFMTLKDSSGLVKQYAMVNVKNYNTVGVGDTLQSTLNKYLEVLTNTNISLEGGNKEETVLGEVERIGVVIKEGASIYDVKLKGIDNIFSISTETSREVALTNIGDSVSIKYINVGNSNYVITNNFENVSLNGTKVNKESEAN is encoded by the coding sequence ATGGAAAATAAGCAATCAATCAGTTTCTTAAAATTGTTATTAGGAGCATATTTATGTATAGGTTTAGTGCTTTTATTAACTAGTAATTTAATTTTTGATTTAAGTCTAAATTCAGTGTTAATTGCTGGAATATTTGTGTTGTGTGCAGTAATATATGGAATACTTAATAGAAAGAAAAAATATATTATGGTAGGTGGAACAGTAGCTGTAGCATATATTGTTTTATTAGTAGTATGCAGTCCGATAATTAATTATAGTTCTCATAGAAATTTAATAGGAAATATTAATGAAGTTGATTTTTCAAGTGAAATACAATACATAGATTTAAATCAATTACCAACTATAGATAAACAATTAGCCGAAAAATTAGCAGATAAAAAATTAGGAGAAATTGCAAGTCTTGGTAGTCAAGTTTATGTTGGAACATTAGATTTACAAAGTATAGATGGTGAATTATATTATGTAGCACCATTAGAGCATTCTTCATTATTTAAATGGTTTACTAACAGAAAGGGTACAGCAGGATATATAAAGGTAAGTGCAACAAATCAAAATGACGTTCAATTAGTAACACAATTAAATGGAAAAGATCTTAATATAAAATATTTAGATTCATCTTATTTATTTAGTAATTTAAAAAGAGCAGCATTTCTTAGAGATATGAAGGCTGGGCATACGGATTATACATTTGAATTAGATGATTCTGGAAAACCATACTGGGTTATAACTAGATATGATAATGCTATTGGAATAGCAGAAAAAAAGGCGGTAGGTGCTTTAGTAATGGATGCACAAACAGGAGAAGCACAAGCATACAATATAGATAATTTACCTAAATGGGTAGATAGGATTCAACCAGCGACATATATAAAGAGGTATATAGATAAATGGGGAGAGCTGGTTCATGGAATTCTAAATTTTAGTGATAAAGACAAATTAAAATCAACTTCTGGTATGAATGTTATTTATAATAATGATACATGTTATTATTATACAGGAATAACTTCTGTTGGTAATGATGAAAGTTTAGTTGGATTTACTTTAACTAATACAAGAAACGGAGAAACTAAACTATATAAAACAGCAGGAGCTACAGAATATGCAAGTATGGAATCGGCAGAAGGTAAAGTACAACAATATGGTTATACAGCAACATTTCCTTATTTAATAAATATTCAAAATGAGCCAACATATTTTATGACATTAAAGGATTCTAGTGGATTAGTAAAACAATATGCTATGGTTAATGTAAAAAATTATAATACAGTTGGTGTTGGAGATACCCTTCAATCAACTCTTAATAAATATTTAGAAGTATTAACTAATACTAATATTTCTTTAGAAGGTGGTAATAAGGAAGAAACTGTTTTAGGTGAGGTTGAAAGGATAGGTGTTGTTATTAAAGAAGGAGCAAGTATATATGATGTTAAATTAAAAGGCATAGATAACATATTTTCAATTTCTACTGAAACATCTAGAGAAGTAGCATTAACCAATATAGGTGATTCAGTATCAATAAAGTATATTAATGTTGGAAATAGTAACTATGTAATAACTAACAATTTTGAAAATGTATCATTAAATGGTACTAAAGTAAATAAAGAATCAGAAGCTAATTAA
- a CDS encoding Na/Pi cotransporter family protein yields the protein MNAINMLIELIGGLGLFLFGMKLMGDGLENVAGEKLKSILEKVTNNKYMGVFIGALVTALIQSSSATTVMVVSFVNAGLINLIQAAGIIMGANVGTTITAQLISCKLDNIAPLFVGIGSISLLIANKKKHRDISSIILGFGILFLGMNFMSNAMKPLTESSIFSQTLILVGNNKLLGVFCGLLMTALVQSSSATTGILIALATTGSIDMNVALPVIFGCNIGTCVTALLASASGNKTAKKAGLIHLFFNVIGVLIFVPFINPLTSFIKYINPTDVARQVANAHTIFNITSTIILLPLSKHLVLLANKILPGNDCLETEGAIYLDKNLLDTPIVATGQVFNETVRMGKIAQKNIELAMKSFLIENEEYIKQVYSNEKIINTLEKEITDYLVLLSSYELPDPDSKILSTSFHIINDIERIGDHAKNIVELASQKINNSITIPSDAVEELMSMYEQTLNALTLALKCYEHSDYNNAKHVKEIELKVDAYEKKLRESNIKRLNQKKCSASSSTIFLDLISNLERIGDHSTNIAERVL from the coding sequence GTGAATGCTATAAATATGCTTATCGAATTAATTGGGGGATTAGGGCTATTTCTCTTTGGTATGAAGCTTATGGGAGACGGACTTGAAAACGTTGCAGGTGAAAAACTAAAAAGTATTTTAGAAAAAGTAACTAATAATAAATATATGGGAGTGTTCATCGGAGCTCTCGTAACTGCTCTAATTCAAAGTTCTTCAGCTACAACAGTAATGGTTGTTAGCTTTGTTAATGCTGGGCTTATAAATCTTATACAAGCAGCTGGTATTATTATGGGAGCAAATGTTGGAACAACTATAACAGCGCAATTAATTTCTTGCAAATTAGATAATATTGCACCTTTATTTGTGGGTATAGGTTCAATATCTCTATTAATCGCAAATAAAAAAAAGCATAGAGATATATCTTCTATAATATTAGGTTTTGGTATATTGTTTTTAGGAATGAATTTTATGTCTAATGCTATGAAGCCATTAACTGAATCATCTATTTTCTCACAAACTTTAATCCTAGTTGGAAACAATAAACTTTTAGGTGTTTTTTGTGGACTTTTAATGACTGCACTAGTTCAAAGTTCTTCAGCAACAACTGGTATATTAATAGCACTTGCTACAACTGGATCTATTGATATGAATGTAGCATTACCAGTTATATTTGGATGCAATATTGGGACATGCGTTACAGCACTTTTAGCATCTGCTAGTGGAAATAAAACTGCAAAAAAAGCTGGGTTAATACATCTCTTTTTTAATGTTATAGGCGTATTAATATTTGTTCCCTTTATAAATCCATTGACTTCATTCATAAAATATATTAATCCTACAGATGTTGCTAGACAAGTTGCAAACGCTCATACTATTTTTAATATTACTAGTACAATAATTTTATTACCTTTATCAAAACACCTTGTTTTATTAGCAAACAAAATATTACCAGGTAATGATTGTTTAGAGACTGAAGGAGCAATATATTTAGATAAAAATTTATTGGATACACCAATTGTTGCAACTGGACAAGTTTTTAATGAAACTGTTAGAATGGGAAAAATTGCACAAAAAAATATAGAACTAGCTATGAAATCTTTTTTAATTGAAAATGAAGAATACATAAAGCAAGTATATAGTAATGAAAAAATAATCAATACTTTAGAAAAAGAAATAACAGATTATTTAGTTTTGTTGTCAAGTTATGAATTGCCTGATCCTGATAGTAAAATTTTAAGTACAAGTTTTCATATAATTAATGACATAGAGAGAATCGGTGATCATGCAAAAAACATAGTAGAATTAGCTAGTCAAAAAATTAATAATAGTATAACAATTCCATCAGATGCTGTTGAAGAACTCATGAGTATGTATGAGCAAACTCTTAATGCTTTAACTTTAGCTTTAAAATGTTATGAACATAGTGATTATAACAATGCTAAGCATGTTAAAGAAATTGAATTAAAGGTTGATGCATATGAAAAAAAACTTAGGGAAAGCAATATAAAAAGATTGAATCAAAAGAAATGCTCAGCTAGTTCTAGTACTATATTTTTAGATTTAATAAGTAATCTTGAACGAATTGGTGATCATTCTACTAATATTGCAGAAAGAGTACTTTAA
- a CDS encoding CarD family transcriptional regulator, whose translation MFKVGDKVVYPMQGIGIVEKIEEKFFCGKKKKYCIIQMLKNSLEIMIPIDRISNSKLRMVNNINTLEDILNHIQDTSNPEEINLPSKQRYEINLNKIKSGLLQDSVDVFYNLTVINKIKALNSTEKQILNTARKLLIDEIRVVKDISENEATKLLKSSIN comes from the coding sequence TTGTTTAAAGTTGGTGATAAAGTTGTTTATCCCATGCAAGGAATAGGAATAGTGGAAAAAATAGAAGAAAAATTTTTCTGTGGTAAGAAAAAAAAATATTGTATAATACAAATGTTAAAAAATAGTTTAGAAATAATGATACCTATAGACAGAATTTCTAATTCTAAATTACGTATGGTTAATAATATTAATACTTTAGAAGATATCTTAAACCATATCCAAGACACATCTAATCCTGAGGAGATAAATCTTCCATCTAAACAAAGATATGAAATAAATTTAAATAAAATAAAATCAGGTTTATTACAAGATAGCGTTGATGTCTTTTATAATCTAACTGTTATAAATAAAATAAAAGCACTTAATTCTACAGAAAAACAAATATTAAATACAGCACGCAAATTACTTATAGATGAAATAAGAGTTGTTAAGGATATAAGCGAAAATGAAGCTACTAAACTATTAAAGTCTAGTATTAATTAA
- a CDS encoding threonine/serine ThrE exporter family protein, whose translation MDLNKVLQVSTFAGKIMLESGAETYRVEETICKICTSFGAEQADSFVIPTGIMVSISNEDEAVSLVKRVTSRGVDLNKIDKINDLARKTQMESLSINDFYKQLVEISKGERYSDLYTLFWAAISGGSFALLFGADGKDFISATLIGLAIKIVGIICRRFNINEFFINSLCGAICAFLAIIFIKIDIGSNLDKIIIGSIMLLVPGLTITNAIRDTIAGDLLSGMTKALEAFLVAVSIAIGTGGILSIFINALGGV comes from the coding sequence ATGGATTTAAATAAAGTACTTCAAGTATCTACATTTGCAGGAAAAATAATGTTAGAAAGTGGAGCAGAAACCTATAGGGTTGAAGAAACCATTTGTAAAATTTGTACTTCTTTTGGAGCAGAACAAGCAGATAGTTTTGTTATTCCAACAGGAATTATGGTATCTATTTCAAACGAAGATGAAGCTGTTTCATTAGTTAAAAGGGTTACATCTAGAGGTGTAGATTTAAATAAGATAGATAAAATTAATGATTTAGCCAGAAAGACGCAAATGGAATCTTTAAGTATAAATGATTTTTATAAACAACTTGTAGAAATATCTAAAGGAGAAAGATATTCAGATTTATACACTCTTTTTTGGGCTGCTATTTCTGGAGGATCTTTTGCATTATTATTTGGAGCTGATGGGAAAGATTTTATATCTGCTACTTTAATTGGTTTAGCCATAAAGATAGTAGGTATTATTTGTAGAAGATTTAATATTAATGAATTTTTTATAAATTCATTATGTGGTGCTATATGTGCGTTTTTGGCAATAATATTTATTAAAATTGATATAGGATCTAATTTAGATAAAATAATAATAGGTTCGATCATGTTACTTGTACCGGGATTAACTATTACTAATGCTATTAGAGACACAATTGCAGGTGATTTACTGTCTGGTATGACAAAAGCTCTTGAGGCATTTTTAGTAGCTGTTTCTATAGCTATTGGAACAGGTGGTATTTTAAGTATTTTTATAAATGCATTGGGAGGAGTGTAG
- a CDS encoding AI-2E family transporter has translation MKINWNEKYNTISMYTFIVVSAIIVFYLSISEFGILLGKISGIIVILQPFIIGFSMAYILNFILKFYEKRLNRYNKLKSLSFRAKRGLGLFITYVTAILLIGVFMQFVLPQLIESIIGLVNDVPKFISESTKFINNLMLDLNISEQYLPLINNNFNKFIDYIIEIATNLLPVLGSLVTKIASSIWNIALGMIISIYLLIDKEKFCAMSKKITYAIFRKNAAEKVIEITHRSNDTFGKFLIGKILDSFIIGVLTFIILTICKMPYVILISVIVGITNIIPFFGPFIGAVPSVIIILFLSPVKALWFLIIILVIQQIDGNIIGPKILGDSIGISAFWILFSILFAGKFLGLIGMIIGVPLFAVVYSIIKEIIEANLKKKGLKIKTKDYI, from the coding sequence ATGAAAATCAATTGGAATGAGAAATATAACACAATATCAATGTATACATTTATAGTTGTAAGCGCTATTATTGTATTTTATTTATCTATATCTGAATTTGGAATATTATTAGGTAAAATAAGTGGAATAATAGTTATATTGCAACCATTTATAATAGGTTTTTCAATGGCGTATATATTAAATTTTATTTTAAAATTTTATGAGAAAAGATTAAATAGATATAATAAATTAAAATCTCTTAGTTTTAGAGCTAAGAGAGGATTAGGATTATTTATTACATATGTTACAGCTATATTATTAATTGGTGTTTTTATGCAATTTGTATTACCGCAACTAATAGAAAGTATAATAGGTTTAGTAAATGATGTTCCAAAATTTATTAGTGAATCAACAAAGTTTATTAATAATTTAATGTTAGATTTAAATATTTCAGAACAGTATCTGCCATTAATAAATAATAATTTTAATAAATTTATTGATTACATAATAGAAATTGCAACAAATTTATTACCTGTTTTAGGAAGCTTAGTTACTAAAATAGCATCTAGTATTTGGAATATCGCATTAGGAATGATAATATCAATTTATTTATTAATAGATAAAGAAAAATTCTGTGCTATGAGCAAAAAAATAACATATGCTATTTTTCGTAAAAATGCTGCTGAGAAAGTTATAGAGATAACTCACAGAAGTAATGATACTTTTGGAAAATTTTTAATTGGAAAAATATTGGATTCTTTTATTATAGGGGTATTAACATTTATAATATTAACTATATGTAAGATGCCGTATGTTATATTGATATCAGTAATCGTTGGTATAACTAATATTATTCCATTTTTTGGACCTTTCATTGGAGCTGTTCCGTCGGTAATAATAATTTTATTTCTATCTCCAGTAAAGGCATTATGGTTTTTAATTATAATATTAGTAATTCAACAGATTGATGGAAATATTATTGGACCTAAAATATTAGGAGATTCTATTGGAATATCTGCTTTTTGGATATTATTTTCAATATTATTTGCAGGAAAATTCCTTGGACTAATAGGAATGATTATAGGAGTGCCTTTATTTGCAGTAGTATATTCTATTATAAAAGAGATAATAGAAGCAAATCTAAAGAAAAAGGGTTTAAAAATAAAAACTAAGGACTACATATAG
- a CDS encoding threonine/serine exporter family protein → MIKEIIISFIASFGFGIMFNIKGKKLFFAAVGGGISWFVYSLLLKLNLSNVLSLFVSSVVFSIYSEICARILKTPVTTIVVCALIPLVPGAGMYYTMYEIITGNILRSLEVGMNTLASAGMLALGVIFVSTITRQITNFRRIKKLRLENKKIIKNS, encoded by the coding sequence ATGATTAAAGAAATTATAATTTCTTTCATAGCTTCATTTGGTTTTGGAATTATGTTTAATATAAAAGGTAAGAAATTATTTTTTGCAGCAGTTGGTGGAGGAATAAGTTGGTTTGTTTATTCTTTATTATTAAAACTAAATTTAAGTAATGTTTTATCATTATTTGTTTCATCAGTTGTTTTTAGTATATATTCTGAAATATGTGCAAGAATATTAAAAACTCCTGTCACAACTATAGTTGTTTGTGCTTTAATCCCATTAGTTCCAGGTGCAGGAATGTATTATACAATGTATGAGATAATTACAGGCAATATTCTTCGTTCATTAGAAGTTGGAATGAATACTTTAGCTAGTGCAGGAATGTTAGCACTAGGAGTAATTTTTGTATCGACTATAACACGTCAAATTACTAACTTTAGAAGAATAAAAAAATTGCGTTTAGAAAATAAAAAAATAATTAAAAATTCTTAA
- a CDS encoding methyl-accepting chemotaxis protein, whose translation MKKISAKIITAILFFCLITSVIITTFNAILSKKTLRVEAENTLMEMSKNNAQNVNEGLISTKNYTENIADLVSTTFNSDVLYADDNYVDNYMNMLNPFVQKLMSNNDKILGVALIINPELTQNMHQLILERKIGEKDITKIDKFKKEEFYSSNPDMKWYYDPVNAKEAVWSDPHTDRSSDSMRIAYTKPIYINNKLIGVIALDLFFDNYKNMINDVTVYNNGHAFLLNKDGNYLVDKNYTENDNIKSTLGNNIDIASKTSGIQYYKKGNKDSIMAYSKLLNGNIMVITADEHDIFMKINNSIRLSTLITFIVCIIISGIALIIGRRISNPIIFITKLVNITSTLDFSDDNKFSKIDKFKDETGIIGKAVLNLRKIIKNTLIDIKSCSDDTSIQSNNLRMITEKLEESVSSINETVLELSKGAEEQAMEAQVGSEKLGELSQKVENIIEITKEFNKHFFKSKDYNDKAVNSIDKLIEKIEVTTEIGNKTNENVNELSNKSLLIGEIVSTIDNISEQTNLLALNAAIEAARAGEAGKGFGVVAEEIRKLSEKTAEATKKIESIINEIRFEIESTKDNINKSTENIFEVNEFMNDSKKSFNDIKVSFEVMTEQTNKLIENINNVDESKETVVNAIQGITAICEESAASTEEVSATIHDQLSSVNHVKDASEDLNKLVEKLETMVSKFKI comes from the coding sequence ATGAAAAAAATATCAGCAAAGATAATCACAGCTATTTTATTTTTCTGTTTAATAACATCAGTTATAATAACTACATTTAATGCAATATTAAGTAAAAAAACTTTAAGAGTAGAAGCAGAAAACACTTTGATGGAAATGTCAAAAAATAATGCACAAAATGTAAATGAAGGACTTATTTCAACTAAGAATTATACAGAAAATATAGCTGATTTAGTATCTACAACTTTCAATAGTGATGTACTTTATGCAGATGATAATTATGTAGATAATTATATGAATATGCTTAATCCATTTGTACAAAAGCTAATGTCAAATAATGATAAAATATTAGGTGTCGCACTTATAATAAATCCGGAACTTACACAAAATATGCATCAATTAATTTTAGAAAGAAAAATAGGGGAAAAGGATATAACTAAAATTGATAAATTCAAAAAAGAAGAGTTTTATAGTTCTAATCCTGATATGAAATGGTACTATGACCCAGTAAATGCAAAAGAAGCTGTGTGGAGTGATCCACATACTGATAGAAGCTCAGATAGCATGAGAATTGCATATACAAAACCAATATACATAAATAATAAATTAATAGGTGTTATAGCATTAGATTTATTTTTTGATAATTATAAGAATATGATTAATGATGTTACTGTATATAATAATGGACATGCATTTTTACTTAATAAAGATGGGAATTATTTGGTAGATAAAAATTATACAGAAAATGATAATATAAAATCTACTTTAGGGAATAATATAGATATTGCTTCTAAAACAAGTGGGATACAGTATTATAAAAAAGGCAATAAGGATTCAATAATGGCATATTCAAAGTTGCTTAATGGAAATATAATGGTGATAACTGCTGATGAGCATGATATATTTATGAAAATAAATAATAGTATCAGATTATCAACATTAATTACTTTTATAGTATGTATTATAATTTCAGGAATAGCATTAATTATTGGTAGAAGAATAAGTAATCCTATAATTTTTATAACAAAACTAGTAAATATTACATCTACACTTGATTTTAGTGATGATAATAAATTTTCAAAAATTGATAAATTTAAAGATGAAACTGGAATAATAGGTAAAGCGGTGTTGAATTTACGTAAAATAATAAAAAATACTTTAATTGATATAAAATCTTGTTCAGATGATACATCTATTCAATCCAATAATTTAAGAATGATTACAGAAAAATTAGAAGAATCAGTTAGTTCTATAAATGAAACTGTATTAGAATTATCAAAGGGTGCAGAAGAACAAGCTATGGAAGCTCAAGTGGGATCAGAAAAGTTAGGTGAGTTATCTCAAAAAGTAGAGAATATAATTGAAATAACAAAAGAATTTAATAAACATTTCTTTAAATCAAAAGATTATAATGATAAAGCAGTTAATTCAATTGACAAATTAATAGAAAAAATAGAAGTAACAACTGAAATAGGTAATAAAACTAATGAAAATGTTAATGAATTATCAAATAAATCATTACTTATAGGTGAGATTGTTTCAACTATAGATAACATATCTGAACAAACTAATTTATTAGCTTTAAATGCTGCTATAGAAGCTGCAAGAGCAGGAGAAGCTGGAAAAGGATTTGGAGTAGTTGCAGAGGAGATAAGAAAATTATCTGAGAAAACAGCAGAGGCAACAAAGAAGATAGAAAGTATAATTAATGAAATTAGATTTGAGATTGAAAGTACTAAAGATAATATAAATAAATCTACGGAAAATATTTTTGAAGTAAATGAGTTTATGAATGATTCTAAAAAATCTTTTAATGATATAAAAGTATCATTTGAAGTTATGACAGAACAAACAAATAAACTAATAGAAAATATTAACAATGTTGATGAAAGTAAAGAAACAGTGGTTAATGCTATACAAGGAATAACAGCTATATGTGAAGAATCAGCTGCATCGACAGAAGAAGTTTCAGCTACAATACATGATCAATTAAGTTCAGTAAATCATGTTAAGGATGCTTCAGAAGATTTAAATAAGTTAGTAGAAAAACTTGAAACTATGGTATCAAAATTTAAGATATAA
- a CDS encoding ribonuclease Z, whose amino-acid sequence MIDLCILGTTGGMPMVDKFLSSTLININGRKILIDCGEGTQVAMRKIGWGFKSLDLICITHSHGDHIIGLPGLLSTMGNSGRTEKVTIVGPKGINEVVTGLNVINPYLPYELEVIELENNKLNLLVNKNNISLCKNEDKCNLVLSSLEVDHSATCLSYSFYIKRRPRFSVDKASKNNVPKSLWNRLQNGEIVNYDNKIYTPDLVLDNLRKGIKLSYVTDTRPTEAIPEFIKYSDLFICEGTYGSDDDIEKAIKNKHMTFRESATLAKKSECKELILTHFSPALANPEIFLENATNILTNTKIGYDGLIKNLKFID is encoded by the coding sequence ATGATTGATTTATGTATTTTAGGTACAACTGGTGGTATGCCAATGGTTGATAAATTTTTATCTTCAACCTTAATAAATATAAATGGAAGAAAAATTTTGATTGATTGTGGTGAAGGAACACAAGTTGCTATGAGAAAAATAGGCTGGGGATTTAAATCCTTAGATTTAATTTGTATAACCCATTCACATGGCGATCATATAATAGGGTTACCTGGTCTACTTTCTACAATGGGTAATTCTGGAAGAACTGAAAAAGTCACAATAGTTGGACCAAAGGGAATAAATGAAGTTGTTACTGGATTAAATGTTATAAATCCATATCTTCCATATGAATTAGAAGTTATAGAATTAGAAAACAACAAGTTAAACTTATTAGTAAATAAAAATAATATTTCTTTATGTAAAAATGAAGATAAATGTAATCTTGTTTTATCATCATTAGAAGTTGACCATTCTGCTACATGTTTAAGTTATAGTTTTTATATAAAAAGGCGTCCAAGATTTTCTGTAGATAAAGCTTCTAAAAATAACGTCCCTAAATCTTTATGGAATAGACTACAAAATGGGGAAATTGTAAATTATGATAATAAAATATATACTCCTGATTTAGTTTTAGACAATCTGCGTAAAGGCATTAAACTATCTTATGTAACTGATACAAGACCTACTGAAGCTATTCCAGAGTTTATCAAATATAGTGATTTATTTATTTGTGAAGGTACTTATGGTAGTGATGATGATATAGAAAAAGCTATAAAAAATAAACATATGACATTTAGAGAAAGTGCTACATTAGCTAAAAAAAGTGAATGTAAAGAGTTAATTTTGACTCATTTTAGTCCAGCATTAGCTAATCCTGAAATTTTCCTAGAAAATGCAACTAATATTTTAACTAATACTAAAATAGGTTATGATGGTTTAATAAAAAACTTAAAATTTATAGATTAG
- a CDS encoding DUF445 domain-containing protein encodes MTHILLTILFLTLIGGLIGWITNILAIKLLFRPINPIKIPIFNIEIIGLIPKRQKEIAKNIGQVIANELLSVEDLFSELIKEEDKESFNEYIKNKIGNLISEKFNFIPAPFNSMIKNYVDEMINNELDPIIDDIHNITLTKAKERIDIEKIIEEKINLLDLYKLESIIISVAKKELKHIEILGFILGGFIGIIQSIIILFIK; translated from the coding sequence ATGACACATATTTTATTAACAATATTATTTTTAACTTTAATTGGTGGTCTTATAGGTTGGATTACTAATATATTAGCTATTAAATTATTATTTAGGCCAATAAACCCTATAAAAATACCTATATTTAATATAGAAATAATAGGACTTATTCCAAAAAGACAAAAAGAAATAGCTAAAAATATTGGTCAAGTTATTGCAAATGAATTATTGTCTGTCGAAGATTTATTTTCAGAATTAATAAAAGAAGAAGATAAAGAGAGCTTTAATGAATACATAAAAAATAAAATAGGAAATTTAATTTCAGAAAAATTTAATTTTATTCCTGCTCCTTTTAATTCTATGATTAAAAACTATGTTGATGAAATGATTAATAATGAATTAGATCCTATAATAGATGATATACATAACATTACTTTAACAAAGGCTAAAGAAAGAATAGATATTGAAAAAATTATTGAAGAAAAAATCAATCTTCTTGATTTATATAAATTAGAAAGTATAATAATATCTGTTGCCAAAAAAGAACTTAAACATATTGAAATACTAGGATTTATTTTAGGTGGATTTATTGGAATAATTCAATCTATAATAATACTTTTTATAAAATAA